A stretch of Enterobacter cloacae complex sp. ECNIH7 DNA encodes these proteins:
- a CDS encoding putative transporter, giving the protein MSDIALTVSVLALVAVVGLWIGNIKIRGVGFGIGGVLFGGIFVGHFADKLGLVLSAEMLHFTQEFGLILFVYTIGIQVGPGFFASLRVSGLRLNLFALGIVVMGGLVTAILHKIFDIPLPVVLGIFSGAVTNTPALGAGQQILRDLGIEPGIVDQMGMSYAMAYPFGICGILLSMWLVRVLFRINVDKEAKDHETTLTNGHMPIKTINIRVDNPNLNNMAIQDVPILNSANIICSRLKRDDMLMVPAPGTVIQQGDLLHLVGQPGDLNNARLVIGQEVDTSLSTRGTDMRVERVVVTNEHVLGKKIRDLQVKERYDVVISRLNRAGVELVASPEASLQFGDILNLVGRPSSIDAVADMVGNAQQKLQQVQMLPVFIGIGLGVLLGSIPVYVPGFPVALKLGLAGGPLIMALILGRIGCIGKLYWFMPPSANLALRELGIVLFLAVVGLKSGGDFVDTLVKGEGMSWVGYGIFITAIPLLTVGILARMFAKMNYLTLCGMLAGSMTDPPALAFANNLHATSGAAALSYATVYPLVMFLRIITPQLLAVLFWGMG; this is encoded by the coding sequence ATGAGTGATATCGCGTTAACCGTCAGCGTGTTGGCCCTGGTCGCAGTTGTTGGCCTGTGGATAGGTAATATCAAAATCCGCGGTGTCGGGTTTGGGATAGGCGGGGTACTGTTTGGCGGCATTTTTGTCGGGCACTTCGCCGACAAGCTCGGGCTGGTTCTCAGCGCCGAAATGCTCCACTTTACCCAGGAGTTCGGCCTGATCCTCTTCGTTTATACCATCGGTATTCAGGTGGGACCGGGCTTTTTCGCCTCACTTCGGGTCTCCGGATTACGGCTCAACCTGTTTGCCCTCGGCATTGTGGTGATGGGCGGGCTGGTCACCGCAATTCTGCATAAAATCTTCGATATCCCGCTCCCCGTGGTGCTGGGCATTTTCTCCGGGGCGGTTACCAACACGCCTGCGCTCGGTGCCGGGCAGCAAATCCTGCGCGATTTGGGTATCGAACCCGGCATTGTCGACCAGATGGGGATGAGCTACGCCATGGCCTATCCGTTTGGGATTTGCGGCATTCTGCTTTCCATGTGGCTGGTGCGCGTCCTGTTTCGCATTAACGTCGACAAAGAGGCGAAGGACCATGAAACCACGCTCACCAACGGCCATATGCCGATCAAAACCATCAACATTCGGGTCGATAACCCCAACCTGAACAATATGGCGATTCAGGACGTGCCGATCCTGAACAGCGCCAATATCATCTGCTCCCGCCTCAAGCGTGACGATATGCTGATGGTGCCTGCCCCCGGCACCGTCATTCAGCAGGGCGATCTGCTGCACCTGGTCGGCCAGCCCGGAGATTTAAACAACGCGCGGCTGGTGATTGGCCAGGAAGTGGATACCTCGCTCTCAACCCGCGGCACCGATATGCGCGTGGAACGCGTTGTGGTGACTAACGAACACGTTCTTGGCAAGAAAATACGCGATCTGCAGGTAAAAGAGCGCTATGACGTGGTGATCTCTCGCCTTAACCGTGCGGGTGTTGAACTGGTCGCCAGCCCGGAGGCCAGCCTGCAGTTCGGGGATATCCTCAACCTGGTCGGGCGCCCGTCGTCCATCGACGCCGTGGCGGATATGGTGGGTAACGCCCAGCAAAAGCTGCAGCAGGTGCAGATGCTGCCGGTGTTTATCGGTATCGGGCTCGGCGTGCTGCTCGGTTCTATTCCTGTGTACGTGCCGGGCTTCCCGGTGGCGCTCAAGCTGGGCCTGGCGGGTGGACCGCTGATTATGGCGCTGATCCTCGGGCGTATCGGCTGTATCGGGAAGCTCTACTGGTTTATGCCACCGAGCGCCAACCTGGCGCTGCGCGAGCTGGGTATCGTGCTGTTCCTGGCGGTGGTCGGGCTGAAGTCCGGCGGGGATTTTGTCGATACCCTGGTCAAGGGCGAAGGGATGAGCTGGGTAGGCTACGGTATCTTTATCACGGCGATCCCGCTGCTGACGGTGGGAATACTGGCGCGGATGTTCGCCAAAATGAACTACCTGACGCTGTGCGGGATGCTGGCGGGCTCCATGACCGATCCGCCCGCGCTGGCTTTTGCCAACAACCTGCACGCCACCAGCGGTGCGGCTGCGCTCTCCTATGCCACCGTCTATCCGCTGGTGATGTTCCTGCGCATCATCACCCCGCAGCTACTGGCGGTGCTGTTCTGGGGAATGGGCTAG